The sequence TCAACCCCGTCCTCCACACGCCGGAGGGCGCGGTCGTCTACGGTCTCGACAAGCGCATGGACCACACGCCGGTGCTGGGCGACCCCATCGACATGAAGCGGTTCCGCGAAATCGGCCGCGAGGGCGAGGGCGTGCTGGCCTACATCGAGGACTGTACCAACGCGGGCCGGAAGGGCCGCACCCCGAGCGAGTCGGTCGCTCGCCGCCACCTCAAGGACGTGATGACCTCCGTCGAGGACTACGACGGCGGCATCGTGGCGACGACGTTCTCCAGCCACATCGCCCGCGTCAAGAGTCTCGTGGAGTACGCCCACGACATCGGCCGCGAGCCGGTACTCCTCGGGCGCTCGATGGAGAAGTACTCGGGCACCGCGGAACGACTCGACTTCGTTGACTTCCCCGAAGACATGGGGATGTTCGGCCACCGCAAGTCCGTGGACCGAACGTTCAAGCGAATCATGAAGGAGGGCAAGGAGAACTACCTCCCCATCGTCACGGGCCATCAGGGCGAGCCGCGCGCGATGCTCACCCGGATGGGCCGCGGCGAGACACCGTACGAACTGGAAGACGGCGACAAGGTCATCTTCTCGGCCCGCGTCATTCCGGAACCGACCAACGAGGGGCAGCGCTACCAGTCCGAGCGCCTCCTGAAGATGCAGGGCGCGCGCATCTACGACGACATCCACGTGTCGGGTCACCTCCGCGAGGAGGGCCACTACGCGATGATAGACGCGCTCCAGCCCCAGAACATCATCCCGGCCCACCAAGACATGAAAGGGTTCGCGCCGTACGTGAGCCTCTGTGAGAGTCAGGGCTACGAACTCGGCCGGGACCTCCACGTAACGAGCAACGGCAACCTCATCCAACTCGCCGAGTAACATGACAGACGCGAGCGCCGAGACACTGGAAGAGCAGGTGCTTGGGGCGGTCGAACAGCGGCGGGAAATCGTCAACGCCGCCATCGAGGAGGACCTGCCCGTGGACGAGCCCGAACGGCTCTACGAGGCGGTCCGCTACCTGCTCGACGCGGGCGGCAAGCGCCTCCGGCCGACCGTGCTGTTGCTCGTCGCCGAGGCGTTCGCGGACGTAGACGCCACCCCCGAGAGCATCGACTATCGGGACTTCCCCGACAGGGACGGTGACAGCGTGGACGTGATGTCCGCCGCGGTCGCAATCGAGGTCATCCAGTCGTTCACGCTCATCCACGACGACATCATGGACGACGACGACCTGCGCCGGGGCGTCCCCGCGGTCCACCGGGAGTACGACACCGAGACCGCGATTCTCGCGGGCGACACGCTCTACTCGAAGGCGTTCGAGATACTCGTGGAAGCCGACGCCGACCCCGAGCGCGTCGTGGAAGCGACCGACGTGTTGGCGACGACGTGTACCAACATCTGCGAGGGCCAAGCTCGCGACATCGCGTTCGAAGAGCGCCCGAACGTCGTCCCCGACGAGTATCTGGAGATGATAAAGGACAAGACCGCGGTGCTGTACGGCGCGGCGGCGACCATCCCGGCCATCCTGCTCGGCGCGGACGACGAGACCGTCGAGGAGTTGTACCAGTACGGTATCGACGTTGGCCGGGGATTCCAGATTCAGGACGACGTGCTGGACCTGACGGTCCCGAGCGAGAAGTTGGGCAAACAGCGCGGGAGCGACCTCGTGGAGAACAAACAGACCATCATCACGCTTCACGCCCGCGAGCAGGGCGTTGACGTGGATTCGCTGGTCGAGACCGACGACGTGGAGTCGGTCACGGAGGCCGAAATCGACGAGGCGGTCGCCCGCCTTGAGGAGGCCGGAAGCATCGACTACGCCAAGGAGACGGCCCAAGAGTTGGTCACGCGCGGCAAAGACCGACTCACCGTCCTCCCGGAAAACGAGTCGCGCGACCTGCTGGAAGGCATCGCCGACTACCTCATCGAGCGCGGCTACTGACCCGCTCGTCGGGACCGTTCTCCTCGGCGTGCTTTTCTCGTCGCGCGCTTCTCCTCGCGGTCTGGTTCTGTACTCGGCGAAATGATACGAAACGAGAGCGACGATACGGAGCGAGCGACGTGAAGAACGGAGGGCGCGTCAGCGGGGACTGACGGTGGTCGGCGGGGCGGTGCTTCTCGGCCGCGGGCGCTACTCGATACGAGTCCGAAGAAGGGCGCCAGCGCGACCGGCCGCGGTCATTCGTTCGGGAACTCTTTGTAGTGGGTGTGTTCGAGATACTCTTCGAGCGTGGGCTGTCGCCAGTAACGTACGACATCGCTGCGCTCGTCGTACTCCACGATGTCGGCCTCGCCGAGACGGGGGAGGTGGGTCTCCCGAAGCTCCTCGGCGATAGCCTCGTGGCGGGCGTCCGTGATCGGCTCGTCGCCGGTCCGGGCCTCCCACATGGCCACTTCGTCGGCCAGTTGCTCGACCTCGGCGAGACCGTCCTCGGTTCCGATAAGCGTGTAGAGTGCGTACCGGCGTCGGCTCTCCGCGAGGAGGTCGAAGAGCTCGTCGAACGAGGGCGTCGTGACTGCGCGACCGTTCTGGAGGGCGTGGTCGCCCTCGGTACCCGAGCGAATGGTCGTGTTAAGTTTGGCATGAATTGTGCCAGACGGCGAAGGCTTGCAACCACGATTCTGCTGTTTCTAGCTCGGCGTTGCGGAACGCGTTCGAAAACGAAGAAGTTCGTCGTTTTACCTCGCGGAA is a genomic window of Halorussus salinus containing:
- a CDS encoding ribonuclease J, whose protein sequence is MEIEIATIGGYEEVGRQCTAVRAGDDVVIFDMGLNLSKVLLHDNVETEKLHSLDLIDMGAIPDDRVMSDLEGDVQAIVPTHGHLDHIGAISKLAHRYNAPVVATPYTIELVKQQIQGEEKFGVENDLVKMEAGSTMSIGDSGKVELEFVNVTHSIIDAINPVLHTPEGAVVYGLDKRMDHTPVLGDPIDMKRFREIGREGEGVLAYIEDCTNAGRKGRTPSESVARRHLKDVMTSVEDYDGGIVATTFSSHIARVKSLVEYAHDIGREPVLLGRSMEKYSGTAERLDFVDFPEDMGMFGHRKSVDRTFKRIMKEGKENYLPIVTGHQGEPRAMLTRMGRGETPYELEDGDKVIFSARVIPEPTNEGQRYQSERLLKMQGARIYDDIHVSGHLREEGHYAMIDALQPQNIIPAHQDMKGFAPYVSLCESQGYELGRDLHVTSNGNLIQLAE
- a CDS encoding DUF7344 domain-containing protein, encoding MHAKLNTTIRSGTEGDHALQNGRAVTTPSFDELFDLLAESRRRYALYTLIGTEDGLAEVEQLADEVAMWEARTGDEPITDARHEAIAEELRETHLPRLGEADIVEYDERSDVVRYWRQPTLEEYLEHTHYKEFPNE
- the idsA3 gene encoding geranylfarnesyl diphosphate synthase, producing MTDASAETLEEQVLGAVEQRREIVNAAIEEDLPVDEPERLYEAVRYLLDAGGKRLRPTVLLLVAEAFADVDATPESIDYRDFPDRDGDSVDVMSAAVAIEVIQSFTLIHDDIMDDDDLRRGVPAVHREYDTETAILAGDTLYSKAFEILVEADADPERVVEATDVLATTCTNICEGQARDIAFEERPNVVPDEYLEMIKDKTAVLYGAAATIPAILLGADDETVEELYQYGIDVGRGFQIQDDVLDLTVPSEKLGKQRGSDLVENKQTIITLHAREQGVDVDSLVETDDVESVTEAEIDEAVARLEEAGSIDYAKETAQELVTRGKDRLTVLPENESRDLLEGIADYLIERGY